The following coding sequences are from one Indioceanicola profundi window:
- the trbF gene encoding conjugal transfer protein TrbF has protein sequence MFKRPSTHYGKTPEPETPYQRAAQVWDERIGSARVQARNWRLMAFGSLLLAGGFASAVVWQSARGTIVPWVVQVDQLGQAQAVEPAVADYQPTDPQIAFHLARFIEQVRSIPVDPIIVRQNWLRAYDFTTDRGAMALNDYARANDPFGRVGKVQISVEVSSVIRASPDSFRVAWTERRYQDGSLAATERWTAILTIVVQPPRDAERLRKNPLGIFVNAISWSRELG, from the coding sequence ATGTTTAAACGACCCTCGACCCATTACGGCAAGACACCCGAGCCCGAGACACCCTACCAACGGGCGGCTCAGGTCTGGGACGAGCGCATCGGCTCGGCCCGTGTCCAAGCCCGGAACTGGCGGCTGATGGCCTTCGGCTCGCTCCTCCTCGCCGGCGGCTTCGCCTCGGCCGTCGTCTGGCAATCCGCGCGCGGCACGATCGTGCCGTGGGTGGTGCAGGTCGACCAGCTCGGCCAGGCCCAGGCCGTTGAGCCGGCCGTCGCCGACTATCAACCGACCGATCCGCAGATCGCCTTTCATCTCGCGCGTTTCATCGAGCAGGTCCGCTCGATCCCGGTCGATCCCATCATCGTCCGCCAGAACTGGCTCCGCGCCTACGACTTCACGACAGACCGCGGCGCCATGGCGCTGAATGACTATGCCCGCGCCAACGACCCGTTCGGACGCGTCGGCAAGGTCCAGATCTCGGTCGAGGTATCGAGCGTGATCCGGGCGTCCCCCGACAGCTTTCGGGTCGCCTGGACCGAGCGGCGCTATCAGGACGGCAGTCTCGCCGCGACCGAGCGCTGGACGGCGATCCTCACCATCGTAGTGCAGCCGCCGCGTGATGCCGAGCGGCTGCGCAAGAACCCGCTCGGCATCTTCGTCAACGCCATCAGCTGGTCGCGGGAGCTGGGCTGA
- the trbL gene encoding P-type conjugative transfer protein TrbL has translation MGGTGVIDRFLEVFTRYIDSGFGLLGGEVAFIATTLIVIDVTLAALFWSWGADDDIVARLVKKTLFVGVFAYLISNWNSLARIIFESFAGLGLQASGTGFTTADLMRPGRVAQTGLDAGRPLLESISSLMGYWSFFENFIQIACMFLAWALVLLAFFILAVQLFVTLIEFKLTTLAGFILIPFGLFGKSAFMAERVLGNVISSGIKVLVLAVIIGIGSTLFGEFTTGFGGAEPTIDDAMAIVLAALSLLGLGIFGPGIASGIVSGGPQLGAGAAVGTGLAAGGMVIASGAGAGLAARGGAAALSGGAAAVRGGAAVAGGASTAYSLGAAGQSGAAGVASGLGSVARAGGSAAISPLRRAASGASGSLRDSFAAGGRAASESTGGASSMDSPGGGATAAAAAPAPDTPPAWARRMKRSQTLGHGATAVGHAVRSGDAHGGGASVNLSESDR, from the coding sequence ATGGGCGGCACCGGCGTCATCGACCGCTTTCTCGAGGTCTTCACCCGTTACATCGATTCCGGCTTCGGCCTGCTCGGCGGCGAGGTTGCCTTCATCGCGACCACGCTGATCGTCATCGACGTCACGCTGGCAGCCCTGTTCTGGTCCTGGGGCGCCGACGACGACATCGTCGCCCGGCTCGTGAAGAAGACCTTGTTCGTCGGCGTCTTCGCCTACCTCATCTCCAACTGGAACAGCCTCGCCCGCATCATCTTCGAGAGCTTCGCCGGTCTCGGCCTTCAGGCGAGCGGCACGGGCTTCACCACGGCCGATCTCATGCGTCCGGGGCGCGTCGCCCAGACCGGGCTCGACGCCGGACGCCCACTGCTGGAGTCGATCTCCAGCCTGATGGGCTACTGGTCGTTCTTCGAGAACTTCATCCAGATCGCCTGCATGTTCCTCGCCTGGGCGTTGGTGCTGCTCGCCTTCTTCATCCTCGCCGTCCAGCTCTTCGTCACGTTGATCGAGTTCAAGCTGACGACGCTCGCCGGGTTCATCCTCATCCCCTTCGGCCTGTTCGGGAAGTCAGCCTTCATGGCCGAGCGGGTCCTCGGCAACGTCATCTCGTCGGGCATCAAGGTGCTGGTGCTCGCCGTCATCATCGGTATCGGCTCGACCCTGTTCGGCGAGTTCACGACAGGCTTCGGCGGCGCGGAGCCGACCATCGACGACGCGATGGCGATCGTGCTCGCCGCGCTGTCCCTGCTCGGTCTCGGCATCTTCGGTCCGGGCATCGCCAGCGGGATCGTCTCCGGCGGTCCACAGCTCGGCGCCGGCGCGGCCGTCGGCACGGGACTCGCCGCCGGCGGCATGGTGATAGCGTCAGGCGCCGGCGCGGGTCTCGCCGCGAGAGGCGGCGCGGCGGCACTCTCCGGTGGAGCGGCAGCCGTTCGTGGCGGCGCCGCCGTCGCTGGCGGCGCCTCGACCGCCTACAGCCTCGGCGCCGCCGGACAGTCGGGCGCCGCCGGCGTGGCATCGGGCCTTGGCAGCGTCGCGCGCGCCGGCGGGAGCGCGGCAATATCGCCGCTCCGCCGGGCCGCCTCCGGTGCCTCAGGAAGCTTGCGGGACAGCTTCGCCGCCGGCGGCAGGGCCGCATCCGAGTCGACCGGCGGCGCTTCGAGCATGGATTCGCCTGGTGGCGGAGCCACTGCTGCCGCTGCCGCGCCGGCTCCCGACACCCCGCCGGCCTGGGCGCGACGCATGAAGCGCTCCCAGACCCTCGGTCATGGCGCCACGGCCGTCGGCCATGCCGTCCGCTCCGGCGACGCGCATGGCGGCGGCGCCTCCGTCAACCTCTCCGAAAGCGACCGCTGA
- the trbK-alt gene encoding putative entry exclusion protein TrbK-alt: protein MDGKLLARLAAVIFVAVALTATAVEMARDEEPVVPASSVRAAEDAALSPLRAELTRCQEMGEAAARNPACLSAWAEHRRRFLGLEAGSSARRCDASVTPATEVR from the coding sequence ATGGACGGAAAGCTGCTCGCCCGGCTGGCAGCCGTGATCTTCGTCGCCGTCGCGTTGACGGCGACGGCGGTCGAAATGGCCCGCGACGAGGAGCCGGTCGTTCCGGCTTCCTCGGTCAGGGCTGCGGAGGACGCGGCGCTCAGTCCCCTGCGGGCCGAGCTGACACGCTGCCAGGAGATGGGCGAGGCGGCGGCGCGCAACCCGGCGTGCCTCAGCGCCTGGGCCGAACACCGCCGCCGCTTCCTCGGCCTGGAGGCCGGGTCGAGCGCCCGCAGATGCGATGCATCGGTCACACCCGCGACGGAGGTTCGCTAG